From Bacillus pumilus, one genomic window encodes:
- a CDS encoding homoserine dehydrogenase, whose protein sequence is MKAIRVGLLGLGTVGSGVVKIIQDHQDKLMHQIGCPVLIQKVLVSNPDKKRDVDVAREVFTTEVYDVIRDPEVDVIIEVMGGIEETKQYLIDALNEKKHVITANKDLMALYGTELLHVAKENGCDLYYEASVAGGIPILRTLEEGLASDRITKMMGIVNGTTNFILTKMNVDKSAYEDVLKEAQDLGFAEADPTADVEGLDAARKMAILARLGFSMNVELEDVKVRGISDVSDEDINFSKRFGYTMKLIGIAQRDGEKVEVSVQPTLLPDHHPLSSVNNEFNAVYVYGSAVGETMFYGPGAGSLPTATAVVSDLVAVMKNMRLGVNGSGFIAPQFEKKIKSPSEVFAQQFLRIHVRDQVGAFSRITSIFSERGISFEKILQLPVKGHDELAEIVIITHRTSEEDFSNILQKLNDLDVVVQVKSTYRVEGNGLS, encoded by the coding sequence GTGAAGGCAATTCGAGTTGGACTATTAGGATTAGGAACAGTGGGGAGCGGTGTCGTCAAGATTATCCAAGATCACCAGGATAAATTAATGCACCAGATCGGCTGTCCGGTATTAATACAAAAAGTGCTTGTGAGCAATCCCGATAAAAAGAGAGATGTGGATGTGGCAAGAGAGGTCTTCACAACTGAAGTATACGATGTGATTAGAGATCCAGAGGTCGACGTCATTATTGAAGTGATGGGCGGCATTGAAGAGACAAAACAATATTTAATAGATGCGTTAAATGAGAAGAAGCATGTCATTACAGCCAATAAAGATTTAATGGCGCTTTACGGAACAGAGCTTTTACATGTTGCGAAAGAAAATGGCTGTGATCTTTATTATGAAGCAAGTGTCGCCGGAGGAATTCCGATTCTGCGTACGCTGGAGGAAGGATTGGCCTCTGACCGAATTACGAAGATGATGGGGATTGTGAACGGTACAACGAATTTTATTTTAACGAAAATGAACGTCGATAAAAGCGCATATGAAGATGTCTTAAAAGAAGCGCAGGATCTTGGCTTTGCAGAAGCAGACCCGACAGCTGATGTAGAAGGACTTGATGCAGCAAGGAAAATGGCGATTCTTGCAAGACTCGGTTTTTCCATGAATGTGGAATTAGAGGATGTGAAGGTCAGAGGCATCTCTGACGTTTCTGATGAAGACATTAATTTCAGTAAACGATTTGGCTACACAATGAAGCTGATCGGAATTGCCCAGCGGGACGGAGAGAAAGTGGAAGTCAGTGTCCAGCCAACCTTACTCCCTGATCACCATCCGCTATCATCGGTCAACAATGAATTCAATGCGGTGTATGTCTATGGAAGTGCTGTAGGAGAAACGATGTTTTACGGCCCTGGAGCAGGAAGTCTCCCAACGGCAACAGCTGTTGTATCAGACTTAGTCGCAGTGATGAAAAACATGCGCCTTGGCGTGAACGGAAGCGGATTTATCGCACCGCAGTTTGAGAAAAAGATCAAATCGCCATCGGAAGTATTTGCTCAGCAATTCTTAAGAATTCATGTCAGAGATCAAGTCGGGGCATTCTCCCGCATTACATCTATTTTTTCTGAAAGAGGCATCAGCTTTGAAAAGATCCTTCAGCTTCCTGTGAAAGGGCATGATGAGCTGGCTGAAATTGTGATTATTACACACCGGACCTCAGAAGAAGATTTCTCAAATATCCTGCAAAAATTAAACGATCTCGACGTGGTGGTTCAAGTGAAGAGCACGTACCGAGTAGAAGGGAACGGTTTAAGCTGA
- the thrC gene encoding threonine synthase → MKWNGLIEEFQEFLPVNESTPKLTLNEGNTPLIHLAKLSEKLGIELHVKTEGVNPTGSFKDRGMVMAVAKAKEEGNDTIMCASTGNTSAAAAAYAARADMKCIVIIPDGKIAFGKLAQAVMYGAEIIAIDGNFDDALKIVRSICEKAPIALVNSVNPYRIEGQKTAAFEICEQLGSAPDVLAIPVGNAGNITAYWKGFKEYHEKKGTGLPVMRGFEAEGAAAIVRNEVIEQPETVATAIRIGNPASWKQAVAAADESNGKIDEVTDEEILHAYQLIAREEGVFAEPGSCASIAGVLKQVKSGEIKPGSKVVAVLTGNGLKDPNTAIDISQIKPVTLDADEDQILEHLEKAARV, encoded by the coding sequence ATGAAGTGGAATGGACTTATTGAGGAATTCCAAGAATTCTTACCAGTAAACGAATCAACACCAAAACTAACATTAAATGAAGGGAATACACCGCTGATCCACCTTGCCAAACTTTCGGAAAAGCTGGGGATTGAGCTTCATGTGAAAACAGAAGGCGTCAATCCAACAGGCTCTTTCAAGGATCGTGGAATGGTCATGGCTGTTGCAAAGGCAAAAGAAGAAGGCAATGATACGATCATGTGTGCTTCGACAGGGAATACCTCTGCGGCGGCAGCGGCTTATGCAGCCCGTGCTGATATGAAATGTATCGTCATCATTCCAGACGGGAAAATTGCCTTCGGGAAGCTTGCACAGGCTGTGATGTACGGAGCAGAGATCATTGCGATTGACGGCAACTTTGATGATGCGCTGAAAATCGTCCGCAGCATCTGTGAAAAAGCGCCGATTGCTCTCGTTAACTCTGTCAATCCGTACCGAATTGAAGGACAAAAAACTGCGGCATTTGAAATCTGTGAGCAGCTAGGCTCGGCCCCGGACGTACTGGCGATTCCTGTTGGAAATGCAGGGAACATCACCGCCTACTGGAAAGGCTTCAAGGAATACCATGAGAAAAAAGGAACTGGACTGCCAGTCATGCGCGGCTTTGAAGCAGAAGGTGCAGCAGCAATCGTACGAAATGAAGTGATTGAACAGCCAGAAACAGTGGCAACTGCCATCCGTATCGGAAATCCAGCGAGCTGGAAGCAAGCTGTGGCAGCCGCAGATGAATCAAACGGAAAGATTGATGAAGTGACTGACGAGGAAATTCTTCATGCATATCAATTGATTGCACGTGAAGAAGGCGTGTTTGCAGAACCGGGCTCTTGTGCGTCTATCGCAGGTGTGCTAAAGCAGGTGAAATCCGGAGAAATCAAGCCAGGCAGTAAAGTTGTTGCGGTATTAACAGGCAACGGATTGAAAGATCCGAATACGGCAATTGATATTTCACAAATCAAGCCGGTCACACTCGATGCAGATGAAGATCAAATTCTTGAACACTTAGAAAAGGCCGCGCGCGTATGA
- a CDS encoding 2-hydroxyacid dehydrogenase, which yields MPKPYVYITRKLDEASLTPLKEVAHIEMWPSEDEPCPREELEKQAAQADALLTMLSDQVDEALLSKTPNVKVIANLAVGYDNIDLEAAEKRNITICHTPDVLTESTADLAFALLMASARRIVEASDWIKEGNWTGWGPLLLAGADIHHKTLGIVGMGSIGTALAKRAAGFDMKVLYHNRSRKPEAEAQLGVTYAPFEELLTQSDFIVCLTPLTPETKDMFNEKAFDLMKNSAYFINVSRGQTVDEDALYEAVTTGKIAGAGLDVFRQEPVSPSHPLTTLSNVTVLPHIGSASVETRKTMMRLCAENIALILQGQQAKTPVRSSYKAP from the coding sequence TTGCCGAAACCTTATGTCTATATCACAAGAAAGCTGGATGAAGCATCACTTACACCATTAAAAGAAGTCGCTCATATTGAGATGTGGCCGAGCGAGGATGAGCCATGTCCAAGAGAAGAATTAGAAAAACAAGCAGCTCAAGCGGATGCGCTTCTCACCATGCTGTCAGATCAAGTAGATGAAGCCCTTTTATCAAAAACTCCAAATGTTAAGGTGATCGCAAACCTTGCTGTTGGCTATGACAATATTGATCTTGAGGCCGCTGAAAAGCGCAATATCACTATTTGTCATACACCGGATGTATTAACAGAATCCACGGCTGATTTAGCCTTTGCCCTTCTGATGGCGTCAGCTAGACGGATTGTCGAGGCGAGTGATTGGATTAAGGAAGGAAATTGGACAGGCTGGGGGCCTCTTCTTCTTGCCGGCGCTGATATTCATCACAAAACCCTTGGAATTGTTGGCATGGGCAGCATCGGAACAGCGCTTGCCAAGCGGGCAGCAGGCTTTGACATGAAGGTGCTGTACCATAACCGGTCAAGAAAGCCAGAGGCAGAAGCGCAGCTCGGCGTGACTTATGCGCCATTTGAGGAACTGCTTACGCAGTCTGATTTCATCGTCTGTCTGACCCCTTTAACCCCGGAAACAAAAGACATGTTTAATGAAAAAGCATTTGATCTGATGAAGAACTCAGCCTATTTTATTAATGTATCAAGAGGACAGACTGTGGATGAGGATGCTTTATATGAGGCGGTCACGACAGGAAAAATTGCCGGAGCCGGTCTGGATGTATTTAGACAGGAGCCTGTCAGCCCGTCTCATCCGTTAACAACATTATCTAACGTCACGGTTCTCCCTCATATTGGAAGTGCAAGTGTCGAAACGAGAAAAACGATGATGCGTTTGTGTGCTGAAAATATTGCGCTTATCTTACAAGGTCAGCAAGCCAAAACGCCGGTTCGTTCATCATATAAGGCTCCCTGA